The DNA sequence GCGTGCCTTGTCCTATAGCCTTGCTCGGTCGCCTGCTGGGGCTGGAACGAGGCCGGGAGAGAAACATCGTGGAGAAGGTCCTTATCGCCGGTGGAGCCGGCTACATCGGCAGCACGGTCGCTTCGGCCTGCCTGGACGCGGGCATCACCCCGGTGATCCTCGACAACCTGGTTCGGGGCCGCCGTGAGTTCACCGAGGGCCGCACCTTCTACGAGGGCGACATCGTCGACGGTGCGCTGGTGGACCGGATCTTCGCCGAGCACCCGGACATCTCCGCCGTGGTGCACTGCGCCGCGCTGATCGTGGTCCCGGAATCCGTCGCGGACCCGATCGGCTACTACACGGCGAACGTGACCAAGAGCCTCGAGTTCGTCAGCCACCTGCACCGCAACGGCTGCGACCGGATCATCTTCAGCAGCTCGGCCTCCATCTACCAGGCCGAGGACGGCTCGCCGGTCAACGAGGACTCGCCGCTGGCGCCGCAGAGCCCCTACGCGCGGACCAAGGCCGTGTGCGAGGAGATGTTCGCCGACATCTCAGTGGCCGGCCCCCGCGTGCTGTCCCTGCGGTACTTCAACCCGATCGGGGCCGATCCCGAGCGGAGGACCGGGCTCCAGCTCAAGCGGCCCAGCCACGCCCTGGGTGTGCTCATCCAGGCGCACCAGGAGGGCCGCCCGTTCCCGATCACCGGGACGAACTACCCGACGCGAGATGGCTCGGGCATCCGGGACTACGTGCACGTGTGGGATCTCGCCGCGGCTCACGTCGCGGCGATCCAGCGCTTCGACTCCATCCTCACGGAGTCGAAGCGCTCGATCGCGATCAACCTCGGCACGGGCAGCGGGACCACGGTCCGCGAGTTGTGCGAGGCGTTCAACAACGTCGTCAGCGCGCCCCTGGCCACGATCGACGCGGACCCGCGCCCCGGCGACGTGGCCGGCGGCTACACCAAGAGCGACCGGGCTGCTCAGCTGCTGGGATGGACGCCGAAGCTGTCCTTGGAGGACGGTATCCGATCCGCGCTGGAGTGGATCCCGGTGCGCGACGAGCTGCTGAAGGACTAGGTTCTGTCTCTTTGGTCAGCGTCGGGTCCAGATGAGGATGCCGGCGAGGTGGAGTGCGGCCTGGTAGGCGATGGCGAGCTTGTCGGTTCGTGTGGCCAGGCCGCGCCACTGCTTGAGCCGGTTGATGCAGCGTTCGACCGTGTTCCGCTGCTTGTAGACCTCTCGGTCAAAGCCAGGCGGGCGGCCGCCTCGGTGGCCTCGCCGCAGGCGGTGGCCGATCTGGTCGGACGGCTGCGGGATGACCGCGCGGATGCCCCGGCGTCGCAGGTGGCTGCGGATGGCTCGGGAGGAGTAGGCCCGGTCGGCCAGAACGACGAAGGGGCGGGTCCGCGGCCTGCCCGTGCCTCTGCGGGGCACCCGGATGCGGGCCATCACCGTCTCGAAGGCGGGTGCGTCACCGGCCTGGCCTGCGGTGACGGTGAATGCCAGCGGCCGTGCCCCACCGTCCGCGGCCAGGTGAACCTTGGTGCTCAGCCCGCCGCGTGAGCGTCCGAGCGCGTGATCGGAGGGCTCGCCGGAGCGGGCCGCCCCCTTTTGCGTGCGCCGGCCGCGTGCTGGTGGGCTCGGACGACCGTGGAGTCCACTGACACGGTCCAGTCGATGTCGTCGTCGGCGTCCGCCGCTGCCAGGACGGAGGCGAGGATTTTCTCCCAGGTGCCGTCGACGGCCCATCTGAGCAGTCGTTTGTGAGCGGTCTGGAACGACCCGAGCTCGTCGGGCAGGTCCCGCCAGGGCGAGCTCGTGCGGTACTTCCAAGCGATGGCCTCAAGGGTGCGGCGGTGGTCGGCCCACCGCCGGCCGCGGACCGGATCGGCCGGCATCAGCGGCTCGATCCGGCCCCACATCGCATCAGTGATCACTAATCGGACAGACACATCCGATCAACTGACCAACCCATCAAAGAGACACGCTCTAGCCCTTCACCCGCCCGCTTCGCCCCTCCCGGACGTCTGCCGGGACAAGCGCCGCTTCGAGGGCGAGGATGCGCTCGACGGCGGGCCCGATCCAGGCCCCGTCCCACCGGTGCACTGCCGGGGCGTCCCGGTAGGCGTCATGGGGGACATCGAGCCTCTGGAGTAGCCGGCGGCCGGCGATCCAGTCGGCTCCCAGGGTTCCGACACCCCCGAGCGCGATGCGGCGGGCGCCGCGGAGGGCGTCCGCGTGACGGCGAAGGTTCCGCCGTACGTCGTACTCGTCGAGCCGCGCGGCACTGCCTGCGACCCCCACGAGTTGCGGGCGCTGCGGCCGGTCGGCGAGCAGCGAGGCGTCCCAGACGCTGGCCACGCCGAAGAGGTCGGGATGCCGGGCAAGCAGGTTCAGCACAGCGAAGCCGCCCTTGCTGAAGCCCAGCAGGTGCACCAGCGCCCGGAATCCCGTCGAGGCTGCGGCCGTACTTGCTGCCGTCCCCTTCTCGACGGGCAGGGCGAGTACGACCCTGTGCACCCGCTGCTCGGGGAGAACCACGGTGACGGGCCTTGGCCGTTCTGGGTCTGATCAGACCGTAGGGCCATGTGCGCTGGAGTGCGGCGAGGGCCTTGCCGTCAGGTGCTGGCGTTGCCGTGGTTGTCGATCACGGGAATGAGGACGCGGAGACGGCCCAGCTGTTGAGCACCCTGCTGCCGAAGCCCTCCTCCTGCGCTGACATCCGACATAGCTGTCGGCCAGCGCGGCCTCGGTTGCAGCTGTGCTTACACGGTGGCTGTCCAGAGGCCCTGCGATGTGAAGAGAGCCAGGCGCCGGAGGCTGTTGGCTCAGGCGGGCTCGACGTGGAGCAGCAGCAGGTCGAACTCGGGGCCGTCGGGTGTGTTGCGGTAGGGGCCGGCGTACTGGTAGCCGAGGCGGGTGTAGAGCTGGCGGCCTCGGTCGTTGGTGGGCAGGGCGAGCAGGGAGGACCAGTTCGGGGCGATGGCGGTGATGAGGGCTTGGTGCATGCGGGTTCCTATGCCCTGGGATTGCCAAGGCTGGCGGACGGCCAGCTCGCACAGTCCCATCAGCCGTTCGGTGCGTGCGGCTTCGGGGACGGTGGGGAGGAGGTCGGTGCCGAACCAGTAGGTGGCGGTGCAGGGGAAGGCGTAGCCCATGCCGGTGGGGGTGCCGCCGGAGTAGGCGATGACCAGGGTGATGCCTTCGTGGCGGAGGTGGCCGGTGATCTGGCGGCGGAGCGCGGGGACGGACAGCCCGGCGGTGGCAGCCTGGGGGTTGCTGACGAGTTCGGGGTGGGCGTCGGCCCAGATGTCGGCGGCGACGTCGAGCAGGGCGGGGACCTGGCCCGGGCCGTAGGTGCGGATCACCGTGTCCGTGCTGGTGCTGGGGGTGGTCACCTTGTCCTCCTAGCTGCTGGCCGTGGTGGTGCGGTAGGCGTCGAGCCAGTCGGCGACGGCTGGGACGGCGGTGTGCCGTTGCAAGGCGCCGGCGACGTTGTGGAGCTGGCGGAGCAGCCGGTCGGAGCGGACGTCGGGGAGGTAGCTCAGGACGCGGTGGGCTGCTTCGGCGGCGGCTTCGGGCTCGGGTCTGGACCTCACTGCATGCTGGATCGCGACGTCGCCCAGATACAGGGCGCGGTTGCGGGCGAACTGGTCGCCGTGCAGAAGTACGGCCTGCTCGGCGCCGGCGGCGGCTCGCTCGTGCTGGTCGAGGTCGGCACGGGCCAGGGCTTCGAGGCCAGCGAGCTCGGCGGGGGTGAAGAAGGTGAGCCAGTCGGGGTCGGCTTCTGCGGGGCCTTGGGCGTAGAGGTGGTGGGCGCGGACGATGGCCCGGTCGGTGGCGTCGGCATCGCCGAGGAGCGCCCAGCCTCCGGCTTCGCGCATGGCCATGAGGGCGAGCATGCGGGCGGATCCGTAGGTGCGTACCGCGCTCTGGGCGCCTTGGGCGGCGGCTACGGCCTCACGGGGGCGCCCGGATGCCTTGGCGACCAGGGACAGGCACCCGAACGCGTGGCCTTCAAGGGCGAGGTCGTCAGCGATACGGGCCGCGGCGAGGGCTTCGCCGTACAGGCTGCGCGCGTCAGCGGGGCGGCCGGAGTCGAAGGACAGCCATCCGGCCGCGACCGACAGATGGCCGGTGGCGATGCGCAGCTGGCGCCCAGTGCGTTCGGTGTAGCTGCCGTCTTGTAACCACTGGTAGGCAGTGTGCATCGCGGTGGACGCGGACCGGCGCAGCTGCGCCGATCCGTGCTCGGTGTCGTGGGCGTAGATGGCGGTGACGGTCCGCGAGACCGTGCGGACGTCGGCGGCCCCGATCCGGCCGGTCCGTTCCGCGGGCAGAGGAAGCAGCGCCAGGGCGGCACCGGCGCCGTCGAGCAGGAAATCGCGGCGGTCCACCGAGGCCTGCGACAGGTGGCTCGTCGTCGCGGTGGCGGGGGCCGGTGTGGCGGTGAAGCCCAGTTCCGACATCGCTCGGCCGCTGATCTGGGTGAGGATCCGCCGGTATACGGCTCGGGGCAAGGTCACGTCCCCGTCCTCCCAGGCGGCGACCAGCCGCGCGGTGCAGCCGACGTTCTCCCCCATGCTCGCTCCGGTGTCGACGACGAACTTGGCGAACTCGCTTCGGGACATCTGCAAGTCCAGCTCGCGTACGGAACGCAGCTGGGCGTTGGGGGGATGCCGTCTGCCGGCCATGCTCCATCTCCATATCCAGGCGGGTGGATGCCGAGACCGTACCGGTCCCGCCCAGGACATGCCCGCCAGTCGGGCCCATTTCACCCCGCCTGGGCGGCAATTACATCGCTCTTGCATCGCCGCGGCGTCGAACCCGCCGTACGGCGGCTGCTTGCGTGGACCTGGGACACGAACGCCAGCCTCGGGAGGCCCTCATGCCGGACACCTTTGCCGCTCTCAGCGCCCTCGTGCCGTCCGGGGTGGGGGCGGCACCGATAGGCGCCGTGGCGGTGTACGCCGTCGTCCCGTCCGAGGCCGACTCCCTACGGGTACTGGACGAACTGCGGTCCTACGCCGCCGGACAGGGTTGGCACGTTCCGGCCGGCTGCGCGGCGGTGGACGTCGGCCCGCTCGGCGCGGACCTGAACCGGTCGGGGTGGCTGCGGGTGCGGCGCACGGTTCAGGCCCAGGCGGTCACCGGGCTCGTCGTGCCGTGCTTCGCCCACATCGGCTACCGGTGGGCTGACTGGAACCGCGAGTGGACGTGGCTGCTGAGGCACGGCCTCTTCGTTGTGGCCACCGATCCCACCGAACTGTCCGTCGGAGTCTCTCCAAAGGAAGTGACACACCCATGAGCGGCTTCCACAGCGTCGTACACGATCCCGACGGGCGACTCGGGCACGAGCTGCCGCTCGACCGCGAACCGCACTTCCGGCTGGCCGCGTCCGTCCTGGCCTGGACGCCGGAAACGGTGCCGCCGGTGGCGGATACCGCGCTCGCCGTGCTGGAGCTGACCGGGCACGCGCGGCTGCTGCGTGACGAACTCGCGGACCGGATCGGGCGGCTGCCGGACGACTGCGAACTTCGCCAGCTCCTCACCTACTCCTTGGGCGAGGCGAACCGTCGCCTGTCGCCGGCGGCGGCATCCCCGTGCGGTGACCTCGCCCACGCGCAAAACCGCGCCCGCCTCCTCCAGGCCCTGTACGGCGCACTGGATCGGCTGGAGGCAGAGCACCCCGTAAGCGGCCTGTCCCCACGGTCACGGTCCGGAGCACAAGCACACGAGGTTCGCCCCCTCACCGGCGGCTGAACTCCACAGCTCCCGCCCCGGCCAGGGGCGGGCAAGCGGGCCGCCGGGGGAGAACCCGTGCGGTCCGCGGCACCACACGGTTCGGGCAGTGGGCCCGTGCCGGAATCGGCAAGGAAGGAAGAGCCCAATGGAGAAGTCCAAGTCCGGTATCGCCGCAGCCAGCATCCCGGCGCCCGCGCAGCACATCGAGGAGATCACCGGCCCCGTGGTGATTGCCGTCGACGTCGAGGACGAGGAGTAGGTCTCCTCTCCCGCGTCCTGACCTGGCGCCCCTCCCCTCGGCCCCGTTGGGGCCCGGGGAGGGGCGCCCCTCGCTCTTTGACCCGTCTGGAGGTTGCAGTGATTCACGTGTTCGTCGGGCCGACCCTGCCACGGTCCGAGCTTGCCCTACCCGGCGTACGGCCGTGGCCGCCTGTCCGGCACGGCGACCTGTTCGACAGCGCGATTCGCGCAGGCGACACGGCGCTGATCATCGACGGGGTGTATCACCAGGCGCCGGCGCTGCGGCACAAGGAGATCCTCGAGGCGATGGGCCGGGGAGTCCGGGTGATCGGTGCCGCGAGCATCGGTGCGCTGCGGGCGGCCGAGCTCGCGCCGTACGGGATGCTCGGCGTCGGCAGTGTCTACGCCGCCTACGTCCGCGGGGACATCGACGGCGATGACGAGGTGGCGGTCGGGCAGGCCCCGGACGGGACGTCGACGGCGCTGACGTGGCCGCTGGTCAACGTGCGGCACGTCCTGGCGCTCGCCAAATCCGCCGGGGTCATCGATGCCGAGCGGGCTACCACGCTCCTCGCGGCGCTGCGCGCGATCTACTACCCCCAGCGCACGTGGGCCGCCGTACGGGCGGTGTGCCAGCGCGAGGGCGAGAGCGCGTTGGTCGACTGGCTGGCCAGGCAGCGGGAGCAGGACCGGTACTTCGGTGACCTCA is a window from the Streptomyces spororaveus genome containing:
- a CDS encoding GNAT family N-acetyltransferase; this encodes MTTPSTSTDTVIRTYGPGQVPALLDVAADIWADAHPELVSNPQAATAGLSVPALRRQITGHLRHEGITLVIAYSGGTPTGMGYAFPCTATYWFGTDLLPTVPEAARTERLMGLCELAVRQPWQSQGIGTRMHQALITAIAPNWSSLLALPTNDRGRQLYTRLGYQYAGPYRNTPDGPEFDLLLLHVEPA
- a CDS encoding IS5 family transposase (programmed frameshift) — protein: MWGRIEPLMPADPVRGRRWADHRRTLEAIAWKYRTSSPWRDLPDELGSFQTAHKRLLRWAVDGTWEKILASVLAAADADDDIDWTVSVDSTVVRAHQHAAGARKRGRPAPASPDHALGRSRGGLSTKVHLAADGGARPLAFTVTAGQAGDAPAFETVMARIRVPRRGTGRPRTRPFVVLADRAYSSRAIRSHLRRRGIRAVIPQPSDQIGHRLRRGHRGGRPPGFDREVYKQRNTVERCINRLKQWRGLATRTDKLAIAYQAALHLAGILIWTRR
- the galE gene encoding UDP-glucose 4-epimerase GalE; this translates as MEKVLIAGGAGYIGSTVASACLDAGITPVILDNLVRGRREFTEGRTFYEGDIVDGALVDRIFAEHPDISAVVHCAALIVVPESVADPIGYYTANVTKSLEFVSHLHRNGCDRIIFSSSASIYQAEDGSPVNEDSPLAPQSPYARTKAVCEEMFADISVAGPRVLSLRYFNPIGADPERRTGLQLKRPSHALGVLIQAHQEGRPFPITGTNYPTRDGSGIRDYVHVWDLAAAHVAAIQRFDSILTESKRSIAINLGTGSGTTVRELCEAFNNVVSAPLATIDADPRPGDVAGGYTKSDRAAQLLGWTPKLSLEDGIRSALEWIPVRDELLKD
- a CDS encoding DUF6415 family natural product biosynthesis protein; amino-acid sequence: MSGFHSVVHDPDGRLGHELPLDREPHFRLAASVLAWTPETVPPVADTALAVLELTGHARLLRDELADRIGRLPDDCELRQLLTYSLGEANRRLSPAAASPCGDLAHAQNRARLLQALYGALDRLEAEHPVSGLSPRSRSGAQAHEVRPLTGG